A window of Rhododendron vialii isolate Sample 1 chromosome 11a, ASM3025357v1 contains these coding sequences:
- the LOC131308465 gene encoding transcription factor bHLH95-like gives MSEVGEHENFVWESQSWAFANSDNSGSGGKPPDLESNTQTPTGKEVEAVQAATGGKKRSVGGKKKGKGSGGGGDEEGNEGKSGGESDHEIHIWTERERRKKMRNMFSNLHALLPQLPPKADKSTIVDEAVNYIRTLQQTLQKLQRKKLERLHGVTPINYEPSVVTPQKLAIDSREAFIADQVSSSNLANTSTPANSNSSNSVLPLVSRFPPIFQTWTSQNVVLNVCGEQAQINICAPKKPGLFTAICYVLEKHKIDVVSAHVSSDQNWTMLMIQARARIAHDQLPEAFPVEEIYKQAAGEIMQWLSS, from the exons ATGTCTGAGGTAGGCGAACATGAGAACTTTGTATGGGAATCCCAATCGTGGGCTTTTGCGAATTCAGATAATTCTGGATCCGGTGGGAAGCCACCGGATTTGGAGTCTAATACTCAGACCCCGACGGGGAAGGAAGTGGAGGCGGTGCAGGCGGCGACGGGTGGGAAGAAAAGGAGTGTGGGTgggaagaagaaaggaaaggggagtggtggcggcggcgacgAGGAGGGGAATGAAGGAAAAAGTGGCGGCGAGTCAGATCATGAGATACATATAtggacagagagagaaaggaggaagaagatgaggaacaTGTTTTCTAATCTTCATGCTTTGCTTCCTCAACTCCCTCCTAAG GCAGACAAGTCTACAATAGTTGATGAAGCCGTGAACTACATAAGAACCCTGCAACAAACTCTTCAAAAGCTTCAAAGAAAAAAGCTCGAAAGGCTCCACGGAGTTACACCCATCAATTACGAACCATCTGTAGTCACCCCGCAGAAGCTAGCTATTGACTCGAGGGAAGCGTTCATAGCCGATCAAGTTTCTTCAAGTAATTTGGCCAATACTAGTACTCCCGCAAACTCAAACTCTTCCAACTCAGTTCTACCGTTGGTCTCCCGGTTTCCTCCTATCTTTCAAACATGGACTTCCCAAAATGTCGTTCTGAATGTGTGCGGTGAGCAAGCACAGATCAACATTTGCGCGCCAAAGAAACCAGGGCTTTTCACAGCCATATGTTATGTGCTGGAGAAGCACAAAATAGATGTGGTATCTGCTCATGTTTCCTCGGATCAGAACTGGACCATGCTCATGATACAAGCTCGT GCTAGGATAGCTCATGATCAGCTTCCTGAGGCATTCCCAGTGGAAGAAATATACAAGCAAGCAGCAGGAGAGATAATGCAGTGGCTCTCCTCCTGA
- the LOC131308233 gene encoding wax ester synthase/diacylglycerol acyltransferase 11-like isoform X2, with protein sequence MGYSEVERDEPLSPLGRLFLTTDLHQIVHCIMGCENPIDVAAVTSEIANSVMIQLPRFSSLLVRDSHGLEHWRKTQVDVPRHIIVVEDPVGDAADEEAVNDYIADLAVSVPLSSDKPLWEVHLLRAHNCIIFRIHHALGDGISLMSMLQEWCRRAGEPDRRLSMGSMGTHSNSSSNRVKRTRALWKVVVGMVMGLRFIMQFVLRALWVKDKRTAVSGGAGVELWPRKLATAKFWLDDMKVVKNVVAEATINDVLIGVISSGLSRYLDLRSPRALQDGVQITGLAMVNLRKQSGLQELSDMMKGNSGIRWGNKFGAFLAPVYYHQGGANPLQYVKIAKQMMDQKKQSFEAQFSYNLEKFLMVYFGPQVASWLKYRIVCNTTFLISNVIGPKDEITIAGNPVKYLRQSQCTC encoded by the exons atgggcTACTCAGAAGTAGAGAGAGACGAGCCACTGAGCCCGCTGGGCCGGCTGTTCCTCACAACCGACCTGCACCAAATAGTCCACTGCATCATGGGCTGCGAGAACCCAATCGACGTCGCCGCCGTCACATCCGAAATCGCCAACTCCGTCATGATACAACTCCCCCGATTCTCCAGCCTCTTGGTCCGAGACTCCCACGGTCTCGAACACTGGCGCAAAACCCAAGTCGACGTCCCCCGCCACATCATTGTTGTCGAAGACCCCGTCGGCGACGCCGCCGACGAAGAAGCGGTGAACGACTACATCGCCGATCTCGCAGTCTCGGTGCCTCTGAGCTCCGACAAGCCGCTGTGGGAG GTACATCTGTTGAGGGCTCacaattgcattatttttcGGATCCACCACGCGTTGGGGGATGGGATTTCGCTAATGTCGATGCTTCAGGAGTGGTGTCGGAGGGCCGGTGAACCGGATCGGAGGTTGAGTATGGGTTCAATGGGTACTCATTCTAATTCGTCATCAAACCGGGTGAAACGAACGAGGGCGTTGTGGAAGGTAGTGGTGGGAATGGTGATGGGCTTGCGTTTTATTATGCAATTCGTGTTGAGGGCCTTGTGGGTGAAAGACAAGAGGACCGCTGTGAGTGGCGGTGCTGGGGTGGAGTTGTGGCCGAGGAAGCTTGCCACAGCGAAGTTTTGGTTGGATGACATGAAGGTGGTGAAAAATGTTGTTGCTGAAGCA ACTATTAACGATGTGCTTATTGGCGTAATTTCATCTGGTCTATCTAGATATTTGGATTTGCGATCCCCAAGAG CTCTTCAAGACGGTGTTCAAATTACGGGACTAGCCATGGTTAATTTGAGGAAACAATCAGGATTACAG GAACTTTCGGATATGATGAAGGGCAATTCAGGAATTCGCTGGGGTAACAAATTTGGTGCGTTTCTCGCACCAGTTTATTATCATCAAGGTGGAGCTAATCCTCTACAGTATGTGAAAATTGCCAAACAAATGATGGACCAGAAGAAACAGTCTTTCGAGGCTCAATTCTCTTACAACTTGGAAAAGTTTCTCATGGTCTATTTTGGACCACAG GTTGCAAGCTGGTTGAAATACAGGATTGTATGCAACACAACCTTTTTAATCTCAAATGTGATAGGCCCAAAAGACGAGATTACAATTGCTGGCAATCCTGTAAAGTATCTGAG GCAATCACAATGCACATGTTGA
- the LOC131308233 gene encoding wax ester synthase/diacylglycerol acyltransferase 11-like isoform X1 — protein MGYSEVERDEPLSPLGRLFLTTDLHQIVHCIMGCENPIDVAAVTSEIANSVMIQLPRFSSLLVRDSHGLEHWRKTQVDVPRHIIVVEDPVGDAADEEAVNDYIADLAVSVPLSSDKPLWEVHLLRAHNCIIFRIHHALGDGISLMSMLQEWCRRAGEPDRRLSMGSMGTHSNSSSNRVKRTRALWKVVVGMVMGLRFIMQFVLRALWVKDKRTAVSGGAGVELWPRKLATAKFWLDDMKVVKNVVAEATINDVLIGVISSGLSRYLDLRSPRALQDGVQITGLAMVNLRKQSGLQELSDMMKGNSGIRWGNKFGAFLAPVYYHQGGANPLQYVKIAKQMMDQKKQSFEAQFSYNLEKFLMVYFGPQVASWLKYRIVCNTTFLISNVIGPKDEITIAGNPVKYLRLNNTSLPHAITMHMLSYAGRVDMQILVAKDIIPDPQVLAKCFEDALLQMKEAAIKE, from the exons atgggcTACTCAGAAGTAGAGAGAGACGAGCCACTGAGCCCGCTGGGCCGGCTGTTCCTCACAACCGACCTGCACCAAATAGTCCACTGCATCATGGGCTGCGAGAACCCAATCGACGTCGCCGCCGTCACATCCGAAATCGCCAACTCCGTCATGATACAACTCCCCCGATTCTCCAGCCTCTTGGTCCGAGACTCCCACGGTCTCGAACACTGGCGCAAAACCCAAGTCGACGTCCCCCGCCACATCATTGTTGTCGAAGACCCCGTCGGCGACGCCGCCGACGAAGAAGCGGTGAACGACTACATCGCCGATCTCGCAGTCTCGGTGCCTCTGAGCTCCGACAAGCCGCTGTGGGAG GTACATCTGTTGAGGGCTCacaattgcattatttttcGGATCCACCACGCGTTGGGGGATGGGATTTCGCTAATGTCGATGCTTCAGGAGTGGTGTCGGAGGGCCGGTGAACCGGATCGGAGGTTGAGTATGGGTTCAATGGGTACTCATTCTAATTCGTCATCAAACCGGGTGAAACGAACGAGGGCGTTGTGGAAGGTAGTGGTGGGAATGGTGATGGGCTTGCGTTTTATTATGCAATTCGTGTTGAGGGCCTTGTGGGTGAAAGACAAGAGGACCGCTGTGAGTGGCGGTGCTGGGGTGGAGTTGTGGCCGAGGAAGCTTGCCACAGCGAAGTTTTGGTTGGATGACATGAAGGTGGTGAAAAATGTTGTTGCTGAAGCA ACTATTAACGATGTGCTTATTGGCGTAATTTCATCTGGTCTATCTAGATATTTGGATTTGCGATCCCCAAGAG CTCTTCAAGACGGTGTTCAAATTACGGGACTAGCCATGGTTAATTTGAGGAAACAATCAGGATTACAG GAACTTTCGGATATGATGAAGGGCAATTCAGGAATTCGCTGGGGTAACAAATTTGGTGCGTTTCTCGCACCAGTTTATTATCATCAAGGTGGAGCTAATCCTCTACAGTATGTGAAAATTGCCAAACAAATGATGGACCAGAAGAAACAGTCTTTCGAGGCTCAATTCTCTTACAACTTGGAAAAGTTTCTCATGGTCTATTTTGGACCACAG GTTGCAAGCTGGTTGAAATACAGGATTGTATGCAACACAACCTTTTTAATCTCAAATGTGATAGGCCCAAAAGACGAGATTACAATTGCTGGCAATCCTGTAAAGTATCTGAGGTTGAATAACACTAGCCTACCCCAT GCAATCACAATGCACATGTTGAGCTATGCAGGAAGAGTTGATATGCAAATACTAGTGGCAAAAGATATCATACCTGACCCACAAGTTCTAGCAAAGTGCTTTGAAGATGCCCTACTCCAAATGAAGGAGGCTGCAATTAAAGAATGA
- the LOC131307578 gene encoding small ribosomal subunit protein uS9-like gives MAAAAPPVESVQCFGRKKTAVAVTYCKRGRGLIKINGCPIELIEPEILRYKAYEPILLLGRQRFSGVDMRIRVKGGGHTSQIYAIRQSIAKALVAFYQKYVDEQSKKEIKDILVRYDRTLLVADPRRCEPKKFGGRGARARFQKSYR, from the coding sequence ATGGCAGCCGCCGCCCCCCCTGTCGAGTCCGTCCAGTGCTTCGGCCGCAAGAAGACCGCCGTTGCCGTCACCTACTGCAAGCGCGGCCGCGGCTTGATCAAGATCAACGGCTGCCCCATCGAGCTCATCGAGCCCGAGATCCTCCGCTACAAGGCCTACGAGCccatcctcctcctcggccgccaGCGCTTCTCCGGCGTCGACATGCGCATACGCGTCAAGGGCGGGGGCCACACATCTCAGATCTACGCCATACGCCAGAGCATCGCCAAGGCTCTCGTCGCCTTCTACCAGAAGTACGTCGACGAGCAGTCGAAGAAGGAGATTAAGGATATCCTTGTGAGGTATGATAGGACCTTGCTCGTGGCGGATCCGAGGCGATGCGAGCCGAAGAAGTTCGGTGGGCGCGGTGCACGTGCGAGGTTCCAGAAGTCGTACCGTTAA